A genome region from Nicotiana tabacum cultivar K326 chromosome 13, ASM71507v2, whole genome shotgun sequence includes the following:
- the LOC107826605 gene encoding chromatin assembly factor 1 subunit FAS2 isoform X1, which yields MKGGTVQINWHDTKPVLCLDFHHLSGVLATGGADYDIKMWVIDSGENEKKAPSVSYQTSLSYHSSAVNALRFSPSGEHLASGADGGELIIWKLHSSDDSKTWKVLKTLSFHRKDVLDLEWSTDGSFLISGSVDNSCIIWDVNKGSVHQILDAHLHYVQGVTWDPLSKYAASLSSDRSCRIYINRPSKTKGVEKLNFVCQHVIMKVEPQQPDESKSTKNHLFLDETLPSFFRRLSWSPDGSFLLVPAGSYKFTPASEPSNTAYVFSRKDLSRPALMLPGASKPVVAVRFCPMTFSLRGSSNSSFFKLPYRLIFAVATLNSLYVYDTESVQPIAIVAGLHYAAVTDIAWSANGKYLALSSQDGYCTLLEFENEELGSTLCSPEKEIAGGDRNIEQKQEANVPQTISSDKSMDIDSGKAEEKTELKQEPIISTPQIPNKPTRKRITPMAID from the exons ATGAAGGGAGGTACAGTTCAGATCAATTGGCACGACACGAAGCCCGTTTTGTGCCTCGATTTTCACCACCTCTCCGGCGTTCTTGCTACTGGTGGCGCCGACTATGACATCAAG ATGTGGGTGATTGATTCTGGGGAAAATGAGAAGAAAGCGCCTTCAGTTTCATACCAGACTAGCCTTTCTTACCATAGTTCTGCTGTTAATGCACTTCGGTTCTCTCCTTCAG GAGAGCATTTGGCCTCTGGTGCAGATG GTGGTGAGCTCATCATCTGGAAGCTTCATTCTTCAGATGACAGTAAAACATGGAAAGTCCTGAAGACGTTATC ATTTCATCGTAAGGATGTATTGGACTTGGAGTGGTCTACTGATGGTTCTTTTCTAATTTCTGGTTCTGTTGATAATTCATGCATCATATGGGATGTCAACAAAG GTTCAGTTCATCAGATATTGGATGCTCATTTGCACTACGTGCAAGGTGTGACGTGGGATCCATTGTCCAAGTATGCTGCCTCACTCAGTTCAGATAGATCTTGCCGGATTTACATCAACAGACCATCTAAAACAAAAGGAGTTGAGAAGTTGAATTTTGTGTGTCAACATGTCATTATGAAGGTTGAACCACAACAGCCGGATGAGTCCAAG TCTACTAAAAATCATCTCTTTCTTGATGAGACACTACCATCTTTCTTCAGAAGATTATCTTGGTCCCCTGATGGTTCCTTTCTGCTTGTGCCTGCAG GTTCTTACAAGTTTACACCTGCTTCAGAACCATCGAACACTGCTTATGTGTTTTCCAGAAAAGATCTCTCAAG GCCAGCTTTAATGCTCCCAGGTGCCAGCAAACCTGTTGTTGCTGTACGCTTTTGCCCCATGACTTTTAGTTTGAGAGGATCAAGCAATT CCTCATTCTTCAAGCTCCCTTATCGTCTTATTTTTGCTGTGGCTACATTGAATTCTTTGTACGTCTATGACACGGAAAGCGTACAACCAATAGCAATCGTAGCCGGTCTTCATTACGCTGCTGTAACAGACATAGCATG GTCGGCTAATGGGAAATATCTGGCTTTATCCTCCCAAGATGGTTACTGCACTCTGCTAGAATTCGAGAATGAAGAACTAGGATCCACTTTATGTAGCCCAG AGAAAGAAATTGCTGGAGGTGATAGAAATATTGAGCAGAAACAGGAGGCAAATGTTCCACAAACTATTAGCAGTGATAAGTCCATGGATATAGATAGTGGAAAAGCAGAAGAGAAAACAGAACTGAAACAAGAACCAATAATATCAACTCCACAAATTCCTAATAAACCTACCAGAAAAAGGATCACACCAATGGCCATTGATTGA
- the LOC107826605 gene encoding chromatin assembly factor 1 subunit FAS2 isoform X2, which yields MLTHVASVDCGDASSAKIDLSEQGFIEGYPTKANHLWRFHRKDVLDLEWSTDGSFLISGSVDNSCIIWDVNKGSVHQILDAHLHYVQGVTWDPLSKYAASLSSDRSCRIYINRPSKTKGVEKLNFVCQHVIMKVEPQQPDESKSTKNHLFLDETLPSFFRRLSWSPDGSFLLVPAGSYKFTPASEPSNTAYVFSRKDLSRPALMLPGASKPVVAVRFCPMTFSLRGSSNSSFFKLPYRLIFAVATLNSLYVYDTESVQPIAIVAGLHYAAVTDIAWSANGKYLALSSQDGYCTLLEFENEELGSTLCSPEKEIAGGDRNIEQKQEANVPQTISSDKSMDIDSGKAEEKTELKQEPIISTPQIPNKPTRKRITPMAID from the exons ATGTTGACACATGTAGCATCTGTTGACTGTGGGGATGCTTCTTCTGCTAAGATTGACTTGAGTGAGCAAGGCTTCATAGAGGGCTATCCAACTAAAGCAAATCACCTTTGGAG ATTTCATCGTAAGGATGTATTGGACTTGGAGTGGTCTACTGATGGTTCTTTTCTAATTTCTGGTTCTGTTGATAATTCATGCATCATATGGGATGTCAACAAAG GTTCAGTTCATCAGATATTGGATGCTCATTTGCACTACGTGCAAGGTGTGACGTGGGATCCATTGTCCAAGTATGCTGCCTCACTCAGTTCAGATAGATCTTGCCGGATTTACATCAACAGACCATCTAAAACAAAAGGAGTTGAGAAGTTGAATTTTGTGTGTCAACATGTCATTATGAAGGTTGAACCACAACAGCCGGATGAGTCCAAG TCTACTAAAAATCATCTCTTTCTTGATGAGACACTACCATCTTTCTTCAGAAGATTATCTTGGTCCCCTGATGGTTCCTTTCTGCTTGTGCCTGCAG GTTCTTACAAGTTTACACCTGCTTCAGAACCATCGAACACTGCTTATGTGTTTTCCAGAAAAGATCTCTCAAG GCCAGCTTTAATGCTCCCAGGTGCCAGCAAACCTGTTGTTGCTGTACGCTTTTGCCCCATGACTTTTAGTTTGAGAGGATCAAGCAATT CCTCATTCTTCAAGCTCCCTTATCGTCTTATTTTTGCTGTGGCTACATTGAATTCTTTGTACGTCTATGACACGGAAAGCGTACAACCAATAGCAATCGTAGCCGGTCTTCATTACGCTGCTGTAACAGACATAGCATG GTCGGCTAATGGGAAATATCTGGCTTTATCCTCCCAAGATGGTTACTGCACTCTGCTAGAATTCGAGAATGAAGAACTAGGATCCACTTTATGTAGCCCAG AGAAAGAAATTGCTGGAGGTGATAGAAATATTGAGCAGAAACAGGAGGCAAATGTTCCACAAACTATTAGCAGTGATAAGTCCATGGATATAGATAGTGGAAAAGCAGAAGAGAAAACAGAACTGAAACAAGAACCAATAATATCAACTCCACAAATTCCTAATAAACCTACCAGAAAAAGGATCACACCAATGGCCATTGATTGA
- the LOC107826607 gene encoding uncharacterized protein LOC107826607: MKPRTNVGPRSQRSKGVQSEGPNWVIIAGSALLSTLSVRLGYKLKQVLDSRQQNKTTSSLKGNEKSPEGRKLGNGHLQSSTYYFAQDDDGCYNCNTGAGGLGVIKQQQFNGSEPEMVLPLVTVPALEFNKENGGPWSSSPDRLELPQKPFHHSNSSESPCVSESGSDIYSKREVIQKLRLQLKRRDETILEMQEQIVELQGSLNTQLSHSAHLQSLLDAANRDLFDSEREIQRLRKAIADHCVGQVGSCDKSPTVPVWPAEVRYGHMNGHTNGHLEIDRNSDTSDKGRGDGERFEMLKREKDELKEVIEGKDYLIRSYKEQTAELSIKVKELQQRLDAQLPNIL, encoded by the exons ATGAAACCAAGAACCAATGTGGGGCCAAGGTCCCAGAGGTCCAAAGGTGTTCAGAGTGAGGGGCCAAACTGGGTCATAATTGCAGGCAGTGCATTATTAAGTACATTATCTGTTCGCTTAGGCTACAAGCTGAAGCAGGTGCTTGACTCGAGACAACAGAACAAGACCACCAGCAGTTTAAAAG GAAACGAAAAATCTCCTGAAGGAAGGAAGTTAGGAAATGGTCATTTGCAGTCAAGTACTTATTATTTTGCCCAAGATGATGATGGCTGCTACAATTGCAATACAG GAGCTGGAGGATTGGGGGTTATAAAGCAGCAGCAATTTAATGGGTCTGAGCCTGAAATGGTGCTCCCTCTTGTGACTGTTCCTGCCCTCGAATTCAATAAAGAGAATGGTGGGCCGTGGTCAAGCTCTCCTGACCGTCTTGAACTGCCACAGAAACCATTTCATCACTCGAACAGCTCCGAGTCGCCATGCGTCTCAGAATCTGGTTCTGACATATACAGCAAGCGAGAAGTGATACAAAAGCTGAGACTACAGTTAAAGAGAAGGGACGAAACAATATTAGAGATGCAAGAGCAGATTGTAGAGTTGCAGGGTTCTCTCAATACTCAGCTGTCGCATTCTGCCCATCTGCAGTCATTGCTGGACGCTGCAAACAGGGATCTGTTTGATTCAGAGAGAGAGATACAGAGGTTGAGGAAGGCAATTGCAGATCATTGCGTTGGACAAGTGGGTTCTTGCGATAAGTCCCCAACAGTACCTGTATGGCCAGCTGAAGTCCGATATGGTCATATGAACGGTCACACAAATGGTCACCTGGAAATTGATAGAAATTCGGATACCTCAGATAAGGGAAGAGGAGATGGGGAAAGGTTCGAAATGCTGAAGCGCGAAAAAGATGAGTTAAAAGAAGTGATTGAAGGGAAGGATTATCTGATCAGGAGCTACAAGGAGCAAACTGCTGAGTTATCAATCAAGGTCAAGGAGCTGCAACAAAGATTGGATGCTCAGCTCCCAAATATTTTGTAG